A single Sporosarcina sp. FSL W8-0480 DNA region contains:
- the rpsP gene encoding 30S ribosomal protein S16, with protein sequence MSVKIRLKRMGAKKTPFYRIVVADSRSPRDGRQIETVGTYNPLTKPAEVKIDEELALKWLQNGAKPSDTVRNLFSEQGIMEKFHNAKYGK encoded by the coding sequence ATGTCAGTAAAAATTCGTCTTAAACGTATGGGAGCAAAGAAAACTCCTTTCTATCGTATTGTAGTAGCAGATTCACGTTCACCACGTGATGGCCGTCAAATCGAAACAGTTGGTACTTACAACCCGCTTACAAAACCTGCGGAAGTAAAAATCGACGAAGAATTGGCTCTTAAATGGCTACAAAACGGTGCTAAACCATCTGATACAGTTCGTAACCTGTTCTCAGAGCAAGGCATCATGGAGAAATTCCATAACGCTAAATACGGTAAATAA
- the dprA gene encoding DNA-processing protein DprA: MEITEVDKRLLALHYVYPVPYNKISEVMRNDPDLNLLYNYHASDLGRLLQIPEIKAVRLKEQLKLHEKTPFHLLYHQENIIPIPITNKNYPKSLKLLVDPPTVLYLRGMTSILDIPLKVAIIGSRKATDYSRKALSFIVPPLVDKGAVIVSGLAKGADTMAHESAIQFGGKTIAVLGHGLFHLYPYENRHLAQEMAKNHLLVTEYPPYMKPAKWTFPMRNRIISGLSESVIITESDEKSGTMSTVDHALEHGKAIYAVPGPISSSLSLGPHKLIVQGAKPIWNGFQVFEMS, from the coding sequence ATGGAAATCACTGAAGTTGATAAAAGACTACTTGCCTTACACTATGTATATCCTGTGCCTTACAATAAAATAAGTGAAGTAATGCGGAACGATCCGGATCTCAACCTTCTCTATAATTATCATGCAAGTGACTTAGGGAGACTACTGCAAATCCCCGAAATTAAAGCAGTCCGTCTAAAAGAACAGCTTAAACTCCATGAGAAAACCCCCTTTCATCTACTTTATCATCAAGAAAACATCATACCCATACCGATTACGAATAAAAACTATCCAAAGTCATTAAAATTGTTGGTAGATCCTCCAACTGTTCTCTATTTAAGAGGAATGACAAGCATTTTGGATATACCGCTAAAAGTCGCCATAATTGGCTCCAGAAAGGCGACAGACTACTCGCGAAAAGCACTTTCTTTTATCGTACCTCCACTTGTCGATAAAGGTGCGGTCATTGTATCCGGACTAGCGAAAGGTGCAGACACGATGGCCCATGAATCGGCAATTCAATTTGGCGGTAAAACAATTGCAGTTTTAGGTCATGGGTTATTTCATTTATATCCTTATGAAAATAGACATCTTGCCCAAGAAATGGCTAAAAATCATTTATTAGTAACCGAATATCCACCCTATATGAAACCGGCGAAATGGACTTTTCCGATGCGTAATCGAATTATCAGTGGATTATCAGAATCTGTCATTATAACGGAGTCGGACGAAAAAAGTGGAACGATGAGTACAGTAGACCACGCTCTCGAACACGGGAAGGCCATTTACGCCGTTCCTGGGCCGATTTCATCGTCTTTATCACTTGGGCCGCATAAATTGATTGTACAGGGCGCTAAACCCATCTGGAACGGCTTTCAAGTGTTCGAAATGAGTTAG
- a CDS encoding ribonuclease HII: MKTIKEISERLKETDIPQQWMRELEADHRIGVRTELERWYRNFEKKQQLKKMLQEKIGFDGSFKESNKDLIAGVDEAGRGPLAGPVVCAAVILPADVDCLLGLDDSKKTTKQERNRLATLIKEIAVSYSIHIQAVERIDAVNIYAATRESMEKAVNNLSVSPSIVLADAMALDVNCRSVSIIKGDAKSLAIAAASILAKTTRDDLMDELDASYPMYQFKKNAGYGTSEHLNALRIHGPCAQHRKTFEPVKSILEGVIEG; encoded by the coding sequence ATGAAAACGATAAAAGAAATCTCCGAACGATTAAAAGAAACAGACATTCCTCAACAATGGATGAGAGAACTTGAGGCCGATCATCGAATCGGTGTGAGAACAGAATTGGAACGCTGGTACCGAAACTTTGAGAAGAAACAGCAATTGAAAAAAATGTTGCAAGAAAAAATCGGTTTTGATGGGAGTTTTAAAGAATCTAACAAAGATCTGATTGCGGGTGTGGATGAGGCGGGGCGAGGGCCATTGGCAGGCCCAGTTGTTTGCGCCGCTGTTATTTTGCCTGCCGACGTCGACTGTCTATTAGGTCTTGATGATTCCAAAAAGACTACAAAGCAGGAAAGGAATCGTCTTGCAACCTTGATAAAAGAGATTGCAGTTAGTTATTCAATACATATTCAAGCAGTGGAACGAATAGATGCGGTGAATATTTATGCAGCTACAAGGGAATCGATGGAGAAAGCCGTAAATAATTTATCTGTTTCCCCATCAATTGTTTTGGCGGACGCAATGGCGTTAGATGTTAACTGCCGTTCCGTGTCAATTATTAAAGGAGATGCAAAAAGTCTTGCGATTGCAGCAGCATCCATTTTAGCCAAGACTACAAGGGATGATTTGATGGACGAGCTTGATGCAAGCTACCCAATGTATCAATTTAAAAAAAATGCTGGGTACGGCACATCAGAGCACCTAAATGCACTCCGTATTCATGGGCCCTGTGCACAGCATAGAAAAACTTTTGAGCCCGTTAAATCGATTTTGGAAGGTGTGATAGAAGGGTGA
- the lepB gene encoding signal peptidase I — protein MNEEKKKNETWEWIKALLIAFGLAAVIRIFLFTPIVVDGISMMPTLEHGDKMIVNKIGYTLGEPDRFDIVVFHAPEKKDYIKRVIGLPGDEVEYRDDILYINGVPQEEPYLDQYKAEVTDGPLTEDFTLEEKIDSQTVPVGHVFVMGDNRRKSKDSRHIGAVPIDEIIGSTKFVFWPIADFGLVE, from the coding sequence ATGAATGAGGAAAAGAAGAAAAATGAAACTTGGGAATGGATTAAGGCACTTTTGATCGCGTTCGGGTTGGCAGCGGTCATTCGAATATTTCTATTTACACCAATCGTAGTAGATGGTATCTCAATGATGCCGACACTTGAGCATGGAGATAAAATGATCGTCAACAAAATCGGATACACACTTGGTGAACCCGACCGTTTCGATATAGTCGTCTTCCACGCCCCTGAAAAAAAGGATTACATTAAAAGGGTAATCGGACTTCCCGGAGATGAGGTTGAATACCGGGACGATATTTTATATATCAATGGTGTACCACAAGAAGAACCGTATCTTGATCAATACAAGGCAGAAGTCACGGACGGCCCATTAACTGAAGACTTTACACTTGAAGAGAAAATTGATAGTCAGACTGTGCCAGTTGGCCATGTATTCGTAATGGGAGATAATCGCCGGAAAAGTAAGGATTCAAGACATATCGGAGCGGTTCCTATTGATGAAATTATAGGAAGTACAAAATTTGTATTTTGGCCAATCGCAGACTTTGGATTGGTGGAGTAA
- the ylqF gene encoding ribosome biogenesis GTPase YlqF: MTIQWFPGHMAKARREVTEQLKLVDIVFELIDARLPLSSRNPMIDEVIQQKPRLLILNKMDLADEKETDRWIKHFEAEGIRAVAINSFEGKGLQTVTKAAKEILAPKIERMKKRGIRPGAIRAMIVGIPNVGKSTLINRLAKKNIAKTGNKPGVTKAQQWIKFEKELELLDTPGILWPKFEDQSVGYKLALTGAIKDTVVNMENLAVFGLRFLETHYPDRLEKRYGIITVGDDIQAVFNKIGESRKAYTQGGEIDYDKVADMIVQDIRSELLGKLTFDFTDE, translated from the coding sequence TTGACGATTCAATGGTTTCCCGGCCATATGGCCAAAGCAAGACGTGAAGTGACGGAACAATTGAAACTTGTCGATATCGTATTTGAGTTGATAGACGCCAGATTACCCCTTTCATCAAGAAATCCAATGATTGACGAGGTTATTCAACAAAAACCGAGATTATTAATATTGAATAAAATGGATCTTGCAGATGAAAAAGAGACAGATCGCTGGATTAAACACTTTGAAGCAGAAGGTATTCGGGCGGTTGCTATAAATTCATTTGAGGGGAAAGGCCTACAAACCGTGACGAAGGCGGCAAAGGAGATTCTTGCGCCAAAAATTGAGCGCATGAAAAAAAGAGGTATTCGACCTGGAGCGATCCGTGCAATGATTGTCGGTATCCCGAATGTTGGTAAATCAACGCTTATCAACCGCTTGGCAAAGAAAAACATAGCTAAAACGGGTAATAAACCAGGTGTAACAAAAGCACAGCAATGGATCAAGTTTGAAAAAGAACTTGAATTATTGGATACCCCGGGGATCCTTTGGCCGAAATTTGAAGATCAGTCGGTTGGATACAAACTTGCTTTAACAGGTGCGATTAAAGATACAGTTGTAAACATGGAAAATCTTGCTGTCTTTGGTCTGCGTTTCCTGGAAACGCATTATCCAGATCGACTTGAAAAACGATATGGCATTATAACTGTTGGAGACGACATCCAAGCAGTGTTCAATAAGATAGGCGAGTCCCGCAAAGCATATACTCAAGGCGGGGAAATTGATTATGACAAAGTAGCTGACATGATCGTGCAGGATATACGCAGCGAACTGTTAGGCAAGTTGACATTCGATTTTACAGACGAGTAA
- a CDS encoding putative DNA-binding protein, giving the protein MLEKTTRVNFLYDFYQTLLTDKQRVYMQLYYLDDLSLGEIAEEYGVSRQAVYDNVRRTEAMLEDYENKLNLFSKFQKRMELVDELEQLVADCSSSEKVRNLLNALKEHD; this is encoded by the coding sequence ATGCTTGAAAAAACGACACGCGTTAACTTCCTCTATGATTTCTATCAGACTTTGTTGACCGATAAGCAGCGTGTTTACATGCAGCTCTACTATCTTGATGATCTTTCACTTGGTGAAATTGCCGAGGAATACGGGGTGTCAAGGCAAGCGGTCTACGACAATGTCCGAAGAACGGAAGCTATGCTCGAAGACTATGAAAATAAATTGAATCTTTTTTCGAAATTCCAAAAAAGGATGGAGCTTGTCGATGAACTTGAACAGCTTGTGGCTGATTGTAGTTCATCCGAAAAAGTGCGGAACTTGTTGAACGCACTGAAAGAACATGACTAA
- a CDS encoding EscU/YscU/HrcU family type III secretion system export apparatus switch protein, translating into MTENKDMRKDAIALSYNPDVAEAPKIIAKGKGLIAQNIIETAKEHNIPIQEDASLVELMGQLNVNETIPEQLYQAVAEVFAYIYHIDRNHGITKGSIEK; encoded by the coding sequence ATGACGGAAAATAAGGATATGAGAAAAGATGCAATTGCACTTTCGTATAATCCAGACGTCGCAGAGGCACCCAAAATCATTGCGAAGGGCAAAGGTTTGATAGCTCAAAACATTATTGAAACGGCAAAAGAGCATAACATTCCGATACAGGAAGATGCCAGTTTGGTTGAGTTGATGGGGCAACTTAATGTGAATGAAACGATTCCAGAACAGCTATATCAAGCTGTAGCCGAGGTGTTTGCCTATATTTACCACATTGATAGAAACCATGGTATAACAAAGGGATCTATCGAGAAATGA
- a CDS encoding KH domain-containing protein, protein MKQLIETIVKPLVDHPGDVQVDKDEQHHRVTYKLSVNPEDMGKVIGKQGRVAKAIRTIVYSAAGSHHGKKVYLDIID, encoded by the coding sequence ATGAAGCAGCTGATTGAAACGATTGTCAAACCTTTAGTCGATCATCCCGGAGATGTGCAGGTCGATAAAGATGAACAACATCATCGAGTCACTTACAAACTTTCCGTCAATCCCGAAGATATGGGAAAAGTGATCGGAAAGCAGGGACGTGTTGCGAAAGCGATACGAACTATTGTTTACTCAGCAGCAGGCAGTCACCACGGTAAGAAAGTTTACCTTGATATCATTGACTGA
- the trmD gene encoding tRNA (guanosine(37)-N1)-methyltransferase TrmD, translating into MKIDVLSLFPEMFEGVLHSSIMKKAQENEAVSFKVTDFRDFSGNKHHKVDDYPYGGGAGMVLKPEPLFAAVESLALDESKKPRVILMCPQGATFNQQKAEELSREEHLVFLCGHYEGYDERIREHLVTDEISLGDFVLTGGEIASMAIIDSVVRLLPNVLGNTDSPVHDSFSTGLLEHPQYTRPADFRGMKVPDVLLSGNHAEIEKWRQEQSLKRTFERRKDLLADAPLTEHQQKYLKQLNEEENQ; encoded by the coding sequence ATGAAAATAGATGTCCTCTCATTATTTCCAGAAATGTTCGAAGGAGTCCTGCATTCTTCCATCATGAAAAAAGCACAGGAAAACGAAGCGGTTTCCTTCAAAGTGACCGATTTCAGGGACTTCTCAGGCAACAAGCATCATAAAGTAGACGATTATCCATACGGCGGCGGAGCTGGAATGGTATTAAAGCCTGAACCACTATTCGCTGCAGTCGAATCACTCGCTCTCGACGAATCGAAAAAGCCGCGAGTCATCCTGATGTGCCCTCAAGGCGCCACATTCAATCAGCAAAAGGCTGAGGAGCTTTCAAGGGAAGAACATCTTGTGTTCCTATGCGGACATTACGAAGGCTACGACGAGCGCATACGCGAGCATCTCGTCACAGACGAAATCTCACTTGGCGATTTCGTCCTAACCGGCGGTGAAATCGCCTCAATGGCAATCATCGACAGCGTCGTAAGACTTCTTCCAAACGTGTTAGGCAACACAGATTCGCCTGTCCATGATTCTTTCTCAACTGGACTTCTTGAGCATCCTCAATACACAAGACCAGCAGATTTCAGAGGAATGAAAGTCCCGGACGTCCTCCTATCAGGAAATCATGCCGAAATCGAAAAATGGCGGCAAGAACAGTCATTAAAACGAACATTCGAGCGAAGAAAAGACCTTTTGGCTGATGCGCCATTGACGGAACATCAACAAAAGTACTTAAAACAATTAAATGAGGAAGAAAATCAATAA
- the rimM gene encoding ribosome maturation factor RimM (Essential for efficient processing of 16S rRNA) has translation MQWFNVGKIVNTHGIQGEVRVISRTDFPEERYAIGNELSLFMPNEKKPIKLIVASHRRHKNFDLLSFEGHININDVEKYRDGILKVSEKQLGDLEEGEFYYHEIVGCTVYTNEGEELGEVTEIIETGANDVWTVTPKTGKPHYIPYIDDVVLEVDVEQKRIVIEPMEGLLS, from the coding sequence ATGCAATGGTTCAATGTTGGAAAAATCGTCAACACACATGGAATTCAAGGTGAAGTCAGAGTCATTTCCCGTACTGATTTTCCTGAGGAAAGATACGCAATTGGGAATGAACTTTCTCTGTTCATGCCAAATGAAAAAAAACCAATCAAGCTGATTGTTGCAAGTCATCGCCGCCATAAAAACTTCGACCTTCTCTCATTTGAAGGTCATATCAATATCAATGACGTTGAAAAATACAGGGACGGTATTCTTAAAGTCTCTGAAAAGCAACTTGGGGATCTTGAAGAAGGGGAATTCTACTACCACGAAATTGTCGGCTGCACGGTTTATACAAATGAAGGCGAAGAGCTTGGCGAAGTGACGGAGATCATAGAAACGGGTGCCAATGATGTATGGACGGTCACGCCGAAAACAGGAAAGCCGCATTACATCCCTTATATCGATGATGTTGTCTTAGAGGTGGATGTCGAACAAAAACGTATCGTCATTGAACCAATGGAAGGACTTCTTTCATGA
- the rplS gene encoding 50S ribosomal protein L19, with protein sequence MQNIIAEVTKDQLRTDHPDFRPGDTVRLHVKIVEGTRERIQLFEGVVIKRRGGGISETFTVRKISNGVGVERTFPVHTPKIAKLEVTRRGKVRRAKLYYLRNLRGKAARIKEIR encoded by the coding sequence ATGCAAAACATTATTGCAGAAGTAACAAAAGACCAACTTCGTACAGATCATCCTGATTTCCGTCCTGGGGACACTGTCCGCTTGCACGTGAAAATCGTTGAGGGTACACGTGAGCGTATCCAACTTTTCGAAGGTGTTGTCATCAAACGTCGTGGAGGCGGAATCAGCGAAACTTTCACAGTTCGTAAAATCTCCAACGGTGTAGGTGTTGAACGTACATTCCCTGTACACACACCAAAAATCGCTAAACTTGAAGTGACTCGTCGTGGTAAAGTACGTCGTGCGAAATTGTACTACCTTCGCAATCTACGCGGAAAAGCTGCACGTATCAAAGAAATCCGATAA
- the sucC gene encoding ADP-forming succinate--CoA ligase subunit beta yields MNIHEYQGKQLLRDYGVAVSNGRVAFSPDEAVKAAKELGTDVIVVKAQIHAGGRGKAGGVKIAKNLDEVREYAKELLGKTLVTHQTGPEGKEVKRLLIEEGSDIKKEYYIGLVVDRATDRITLMGSEEGGMDIEEVAEETPEKIFKEVIDPIVGLTGFQARRMAFNMNIPTKLVNKAAKFMLGLYQVFVEKDASIVEINPLVVTGDDDVLALDAKFNFDENALYRHKDIVELRDFDEEDPKEIEASKYDLSYISLDGNIGCMVNGAGLAMATMDTINYYGGNPANFLDVGGGATAEKVTEAFKIILSDEAVKGIFVNIFGGIMKCDVIAEGVIAAAKEVGLQVPLVVRLEGTNVDKGKALLNESGLNIIAADTMADGAQKIVELVG; encoded by the coding sequence ATGAATATCCATGAATATCAAGGTAAGCAGCTGCTTAGAGATTATGGCGTTGCTGTTTCAAACGGTCGGGTTGCATTCTCACCCGATGAGGCCGTAAAAGCGGCGAAAGAGCTCGGAACTGATGTTATCGTCGTCAAAGCACAAATCCATGCTGGCGGGCGTGGTAAAGCGGGCGGCGTTAAAATCGCTAAAAATCTTGATGAAGTGCGTGAATACGCAAAAGAGCTTCTTGGTAAAACTCTTGTGACCCATCAAACAGGTCCTGAAGGTAAAGAAGTTAAAAGGCTTCTTATCGAAGAAGGATCCGATATTAAAAAAGAATACTACATTGGCCTCGTAGTTGACCGCGCTACGGATCGTATTACTCTAATGGGATCTGAAGAAGGCGGAATGGACATCGAAGAAGTGGCGGAAGAAACACCGGAAAAAATCTTTAAAGAAGTTATCGATCCAATCGTCGGCTTGACAGGTTTCCAAGCAAGACGTATGGCATTCAACATGAACATCCCAACAAAACTTGTCAATAAGGCAGCGAAATTCATGCTTGGCCTTTATCAAGTATTTGTTGAAAAAGACGCTTCAATCGTAGAAATCAATCCACTTGTTGTAACAGGTGATGATGATGTACTGGCGCTTGATGCAAAGTTCAACTTTGACGAGAACGCATTATATCGTCATAAAGACATTGTCGAATTACGCGATTTCGATGAAGAAGACCCGAAGGAAATCGAAGCATCCAAATACGACCTTAGCTATATCTCCTTAGACGGGAATATCGGCTGCATGGTTAACGGAGCTGGCCTTGCAATGGCTACGATGGATACAATCAACTACTATGGCGGAAATCCTGCTAACTTCCTTGACGTTGGGGGCGGTGCGACTGCTGAAAAAGTTACTGAAGCATTCAAAATCATTCTTTCCGACGAAGCTGTTAAAGGAATTTTCGTTAACATTTTCGGTGGAATCATGAAATGTGATGTTATCGCAGAAGGTGTTATTGCGGCTGCGAAAGAAGTCGGACTTCAAGTACCATTAGTCGTACGTTTGGAAGGTACAAATGTGGACAAAGGTAAAGCTCTATTGAACGAATCTGGTTTGAATATCATCGCTGCTGATACAATGGCAGACGGTGCACAAAAGATTGTTGAACTCGTAGGCTAA
- the sucD gene encoding succinate--CoA ligase subunit alpha: protein MAIYINKDTKVIVQGITGSTALFHTKQMLEYGTKIVGGVTPGKGGTEVEGVPVFNTVEEAVKATGANVSVIYVPAPFAADAILEAVDAELDMAICITEHIPVIDMIKVKRYMEGKKTRLVGPNCPGVITADECKIGIMPGYIHTKGHVGVVSRSGTLTYEATHQLSQAGIGQTTAVGIGGDPVNGTNFIDVLKEFNEDPETYAVVMIGEIGGTAEEEAAEWVKANMTKPVVGFIGGQTAPPGKRMGHAGAIISGGKGTAAEKIKAMNAAGIEVADTPSVIGETLIKVLKEKGLYEQCKTH from the coding sequence ATGGCTATTTATATTAATAAAGATACAAAAGTGATTGTACAAGGTATCACAGGTTCTACGGCTCTTTTCCATACAAAGCAAATGCTTGAGTATGGCACGAAAATCGTTGGCGGAGTAACTCCTGGAAAAGGCGGAACAGAAGTTGAAGGAGTTCCTGTTTTCAACACTGTTGAAGAAGCAGTTAAAGCAACAGGTGCAAACGTATCCGTCATCTATGTTCCAGCTCCTTTTGCAGCGGATGCGATTCTTGAAGCAGTCGATGCAGAATTGGATATGGCAATCTGTATTACTGAGCACATCCCGGTTATTGATATGATTAAAGTGAAACGTTATATGGAAGGTAAGAAAACTCGTCTTGTCGGGCCGAACTGCCCAGGCGTCATCACTGCTGATGAATGTAAGATTGGTATTATGCCGGGCTATATCCATACAAAAGGACATGTTGGTGTTGTTTCCCGTTCCGGGACATTGACTTATGAAGCTACTCACCAATTAAGCCAAGCTGGAATTGGTCAGACTACTGCAGTTGGAATCGGTGGAGACCCTGTTAACGGTACGAACTTCATCGATGTTCTTAAGGAGTTCAATGAGGACCCTGAAACATATGCGGTAGTAATGATTGGTGAAATCGGTGGAACAGCTGAAGAAGAGGCTGCGGAGTGGGTTAAGGCTAATATGACTAAACCTGTTGTAGGCTTCATCGGCGGACAAACCGCACCTCCAGGAAAACGTATGGGCCACGCTGGCGCAATCATTTCCGGTGGTAAGGGAACTGCAGCTGAAAAGATCAAAGCGATGAACGCAGCAGGTATTGAGGTTGCAGATACTCCATCTGTAATCGGCGAAACATTGATTAAAGTATTAAAAGAAAAAGGTCTTTACGAACAATGTAAAACTCATTAA
- the ffh gene encoding signal recognition particle protein: MAFEGLAQRLQGTLQKIKGKGKISEADVKEMMREVRFALIEADVNLKVVKEFVKTVSERAVGQDVMKSLTPGQQVVKIVKDELTNLMGGEQNPIQFARKSPTVIMMVGLQGAGKTTTTGKLATVLRKRHNKKPLLVAADVYRPAAIQQLQTLGKQLTLPVFSLGTDVSPVEIARQALEEAAKEHHDVVIIDTAGRLHVDEKLMQELKDIQALSKPDEVFLVVDAMTGQDAVNVAKSFDETLGITGVVLTKLDGDTRGGAALSIRSVTQKPIKFVGMGEKMDALEPFHPERMASRILGMGDVMSLIEKAQESVDEEKAKELEQKFRTQTFTLDDFLDQLQQVKKMGPLDEILKMMPGFNKIKGLENAQVDESQMGRVEAVIRSMTTAERTTPEIINANRKKRIAKGSGTSIQEVNRLLKQFEDMKKMVKQMTNMQQKGKKKMKMPGFDSFFR; encoded by the coding sequence ATGGCATTTGAAGGTTTGGCCCAGCGCCTGCAAGGGACGCTTCAGAAAATAAAGGGCAAAGGTAAAATCAGTGAGGCAGACGTCAAGGAAATGATGCGTGAAGTGCGATTCGCACTAATCGAAGCTGACGTCAACTTGAAAGTCGTTAAGGAATTTGTAAAAACAGTGAGTGAGCGGGCAGTCGGTCAAGATGTCATGAAGAGTTTGACACCTGGCCAACAAGTCGTGAAAATCGTTAAAGATGAATTGACGAATCTAATGGGTGGAGAACAGAATCCTATCCAATTCGCGAGGAAATCTCCAACCGTTATCATGATGGTCGGTTTGCAAGGTGCTGGTAAAACGACGACTACTGGAAAACTTGCGACAGTTCTTCGTAAACGTCATAATAAAAAACCATTATTAGTTGCTGCGGACGTCTACCGTCCTGCTGCAATCCAGCAACTACAAACGTTAGGCAAACAATTGACGCTTCCTGTCTTTTCATTAGGAACTGACGTGTCTCCAGTTGAAATCGCACGTCAAGCACTTGAAGAAGCTGCGAAAGAACATCATGATGTCGTCATCATTGATACAGCGGGACGTTTGCATGTCGATGAGAAACTGATGCAAGAGCTTAAGGATATTCAGGCTCTCAGCAAACCCGACGAAGTATTCCTTGTTGTAGATGCGATGACTGGACAAGACGCAGTCAATGTCGCTAAATCCTTTGATGAAACATTAGGCATTACTGGTGTCGTTTTAACTAAATTAGACGGCGACACTCGTGGTGGAGCTGCATTATCCATCCGTTCCGTTACTCAAAAACCAATTAAATTCGTCGGTATGGGTGAAAAGATGGATGCCCTTGAACCATTCCATCCCGAGCGTATGGCATCCCGAATTTTAGGGATGGGCGATGTTATGTCTCTTATTGAAAAGGCTCAGGAAAGCGTTGACGAGGAGAAAGCGAAAGAACTTGAACAGAAGTTCCGCACGCAAACCTTCACACTCGATGACTTTTTGGACCAACTTCAACAAGTGAAAAAAATGGGGCCTCTCGACGAGATTCTAAAAATGATGCCAGGTTTCAATAAAATCAAAGGTCTCGAAAACGCCCAAGTAGACGAAAGTCAAATGGGACGCGTTGAGGCTGTCATTCGATCTATGACAACGGCGGAGAGAACAACTCCAGAAATCATCAACGCAAACAGAAAGAAAAGAATTGCAAAAGGGTCAGGAACCTCCATACAGGAAGTGAATCGACTTTTGAAGCAATTTGAAGACATGAAGAAAATGGTCAAACAAATGACCAACATGCAACAAAAGGGCAAAAAGAAAATGAAAATGCCAGGATTCGACTCTTTCTTTAGATAA